The following proteins come from a genomic window of Gossypium raimondii isolate GPD5lz chromosome 5, ASM2569854v1, whole genome shotgun sequence:
- the LOC105769946 gene encoding uncharacterized protein LOC105769946 isoform X2, which yields MASMRSSRTKKPVKNPTSFNFQTLISSLSSPQGLKPETMEGLYLLLLTLCCSDSESNLNFSETQLSFNEFKLKFKDVHQMSDVLFCKLSARFDELFSALNDVSAHSVQHSHSIFHVNVKAAIKELTLLLRCCIVVFKLLLLDQRLLVEKGRILLGILRKCVSVELNGENEKPCSSFEKEVSCECMYVGNGSATLLTEHLVTSVTSLSFTELSNPFQAILCAVLEVFADELLMHEPVRQYLLLVDSLSCGNEFVFIRHFGHGNIGSVLEVLSAHFIVSISDDQVFKNFLNRLFWLPDNNFRVPEMTLTTVLSLLLNPVILSAPKMFQAYLILLVSEVIGISMSSEYLIPSGELRAYLSAFERSVALYTRHMSNLQMKGYSIVDNYSFVKSHFRASYSQMDFESCLMPATKEKIHNLITKSDNLCNSYLSSTLLKERSELVAASVAYTKESLHIVEESCRDEILSIISCITLRGSSDDIDDTLLHKKEDTSPQDICLLASILKLMSSAMLQAIRILTQGRNSGSLKTLENVALSKEYDFLASTFNCFEQFGIRLPVQKFLHDMMEIQPTRHKKSKWMFFHLSGLLSLSYASGLDFLVKNCIFTLVILLKLFVYEAGDLHAFRSILDSRIKSPLRESHFEVRKPEPSHNARELLADRKSSHAVALKFQKIQTLYLGTRSQTSSKNRGQEQEPGSSEKNHMLNHVESALSIEENTVETCNGEIFLQCVLEGSRDSSAVADLADFIECKQGKDYSNWLRGRERYRRWKSKKLANVRWKKKRRAFQKKA from the exons ATGGCTTCGATGAGAAGCAGCAGGACCAAGAAGCCTGTGAAGAACCCCACTTCTTTCAACTTCCAAACCCTAATCTCCTCCCTTTCTTCTCCTCAG GGTCTAAAACCAGAAACAATGGAAGGCTTGTATTTGCTTCTGCTTACTTTATGCTGCTCTGATTCTGAATCCAATTTGAATTTCTCGGAAACCCAACTCAGTTTCAACGAGTTCAAACTCAAGTTCAAAGATGTTCATCAAATGTCGGATGTCTTGTTCTGTAAACTCAGTGCCAGGTTCGATGAATTGTTCTCTGCTTTGAATGATGTTTCTGCCCACTCCGTTCAGCACTCGCATTCTATTTTCCATGTCAATGTTAAAGCTGCCATTAAAGAGCTAACCTTGCTTTTGAGATGCTGCATTGTTGTTTTCAAATTGCTTCTGTTGGATCAGAGGCTTCTTGTCGAAAAAGGTCGAATTCTTTTAGGGATACTAAGGAAATGTGTGTCTGTGGAGTTAAACGGAGAGAATGAGAAACCTTGTAGTAGTTTCGAGAAGGAGGTTTCGTGTGAATGTATGTATGTCGGGAATGGCAGCGCTACTCTTCTTACTGAGCACTTGGTTACTTCCGTAACTTCCTTAAGTTTCACGGAACTTTCTAATCCATTTCAGGCCATTTTATGTGCCGTGCTTGAG GTATTTGCAGATGAGCTTCTGATGCATGAACCAGTGAGGCAGTACCTTTTACTTGTTGACTCTCTCTCGTGCGGGAATGAATTTGTATTCATACGTCACTTTGGCCATGGTAATATTGGAAGTGTGCTGGAGGTTCTTTCTGCTCACTTTATAGTCTCCATTTCTGATGACCAAGTATTTAAGAATTTCCTTAATAGATTATTTTGGCTTCCTGACAATAACTTCAGAGTTCCTGAAATGACTTTGACTACAGTCTTGTCATTGTTGCTTAACCCAGTCATATTGTCTGCGCCCAAAATGTTTCAGGCATACCTGATTTTATTGGTTTCCGAGGTCATTGGAATTAGCATGTCTTCTGAGTATTTGATTCCAAGCGGTGAACTGAGAGCATACCTATCGGCATTTGAAAGGTCTGTTGCCTTGTACACCAGACACATGTCCAATTTGCAAATGAAAGGCTACTCCATAGTCGACAATTATTCTTTTGTGAAATCACATTTTCGTGCAAGTTACAGTCAGATGGATTTTGAGTCTTGTCTTATGCCAGCTACAAAagagaaaattcataatttgaTCACAAAATCTGATAACTTATGCAATTCATATTTAAGCAGTACTTTACTAAAAGAAAGGTCTGAGCTGGTTGCTGCGTCTGTTGCATACACAAAAGAGAGCCTTCATATCGTTGAGGAATCCTGTAGAGATGAAATTCTATCAATCATAAGCTGTATTACACTAAGGGGTTCTTCTGATGATATTGATGACACTCTACTGCATAAAAAGGAAGACACTAGCCCTCAAGATATTTGTCTTCTTGCATCCATTTTGAAGCTAATGAGTTCTGCAATGTTACAAGCTATAAGGATTCTAACACAAGGCAGAAATTCAGGGTCATTGAAAACATTGGAAAATGTTGCATTAAGTAAGGAGTACGATTTTTTGGCCTCtacttttaattgttttgaaCAGTTCGGTATACGTCTACCAGTTCAAAAGTTCTTACATGACATGATGGAAATTCAGCCAACAAGGCATAAGAAGTCGAAGTGGATGTTTTTTCATTTGTCAGGCTTGTTGTCACTGAGTTATGCTAGTGGACTTGATTTTCTAGTTAAGAACTGCATATTTACATTGGTAATACTGTTGAAATTATTTGTTTACGAAGCGGGAGATCTACATGCATTCAGATCCATATTAGATTCAAGGATAAAATCTCCATTACGTGAATCTCATTTTGAAGTCAGAAAACCAGAACCTTCCCATAATGCTAGAGAG TTGCTTGCGGATCGGAAATCTAGCCATGCCGTTGCACTAAAATTTCAGAAAATTCAGACACTGTACTTGGG AACTAGATCTCAAACAAGCTCTAAAAACAGAGGTCAAGAGCAGGAACCAGGAAGTTCCGAAAAAAACCATATGCTGAATCATGTTGAATCAGCTCTCAGCATAGAAGAGAATACCGTGGAAACTTGTAATGGTGAGATTTTTCTCCAATGCGTATTAGAAGGCTCCCGGGACTCATCTGCCGTTGCAGACTTAGCAGACTTCATAGAGTGCAAGCAAGGAAAAGATTATTCCAATTGGCTGCGGGGTCGAGAAAGATATAGACGATGGAAATCCAAGAAATTGGCAAACGTGAGgtggaagaaaaagagaagagctTTTCAGAAGAAAGCATAA
- the LOC105769946 gene encoding uncharacterized protein LOC105769946 isoform X1: MASMRSSRTKKPVKNPTSFNFQTLISSLSSPQGLKPETMEGLYLLLLTLCCSDSESNLNFSETQLSFNEFKLKFKDVHQMSDVLFCKLSARFDELFSALNDVSAHSVQHSHSIFHVNVKAAIKELTLLLRCCIVVFKLLLLDQRLLVEKGRILLGILRKCVSVELNGENEKPCSSFEKEVSCECMYVGNGSATLLTEHLVTSVTSLSFTELSNPFQAILCAVLEVFADELLMHEPVRQYLLLVDSLSCGNEFVFIRHFGHGNIGSVLEVLSAHFIVSISDDQVFKNFLNRLFWLPDNNFRVPEMTLTTVLSLLLNPVILSAPKMFQAYLILLVSEVIGISMSSEYLIPSGELRAYLSAFERSVALYTRHMSNLQMKGYSIVDNYSFVKSHFRASYSQMDFESCLMPATKEKIHNLITKSDNLCNSYLSSTLLKERSELVAASVAYTKESLHIVEESCRDEILSIISCITLRGSSDDIDDTLLHKKEDTSPQDICLLASILKLMSSAMLQAIRILTQGRNSGSLKTLENVALSKEYDFLASTFNCFEQFGIRLPVQKFLHDMMEIQPTRHKKSKWMFFHLSGLLSLSYASGLDFLVKNCIFTLVILLKLFVYEAGDLHAFRSILDSRIKSPLRESHFEVRKPEPSHNARELLADRKSSHAVALKFQKIQTLYLGCRTRSQTSSKNRGQEQEPGSSEKNHMLNHVESALSIEENTVETCNGEIFLQCVLEGSRDSSAVADLADFIECKQGKDYSNWLRGRERYRRWKSKKLANVRWKKKRRAFQKKA, translated from the exons ATGGCTTCGATGAGAAGCAGCAGGACCAAGAAGCCTGTGAAGAACCCCACTTCTTTCAACTTCCAAACCCTAATCTCCTCCCTTTCTTCTCCTCAG GGTCTAAAACCAGAAACAATGGAAGGCTTGTATTTGCTTCTGCTTACTTTATGCTGCTCTGATTCTGAATCCAATTTGAATTTCTCGGAAACCCAACTCAGTTTCAACGAGTTCAAACTCAAGTTCAAAGATGTTCATCAAATGTCGGATGTCTTGTTCTGTAAACTCAGTGCCAGGTTCGATGAATTGTTCTCTGCTTTGAATGATGTTTCTGCCCACTCCGTTCAGCACTCGCATTCTATTTTCCATGTCAATGTTAAAGCTGCCATTAAAGAGCTAACCTTGCTTTTGAGATGCTGCATTGTTGTTTTCAAATTGCTTCTGTTGGATCAGAGGCTTCTTGTCGAAAAAGGTCGAATTCTTTTAGGGATACTAAGGAAATGTGTGTCTGTGGAGTTAAACGGAGAGAATGAGAAACCTTGTAGTAGTTTCGAGAAGGAGGTTTCGTGTGAATGTATGTATGTCGGGAATGGCAGCGCTACTCTTCTTACTGAGCACTTGGTTACTTCCGTAACTTCCTTAAGTTTCACGGAACTTTCTAATCCATTTCAGGCCATTTTATGTGCCGTGCTTGAG GTATTTGCAGATGAGCTTCTGATGCATGAACCAGTGAGGCAGTACCTTTTACTTGTTGACTCTCTCTCGTGCGGGAATGAATTTGTATTCATACGTCACTTTGGCCATGGTAATATTGGAAGTGTGCTGGAGGTTCTTTCTGCTCACTTTATAGTCTCCATTTCTGATGACCAAGTATTTAAGAATTTCCTTAATAGATTATTTTGGCTTCCTGACAATAACTTCAGAGTTCCTGAAATGACTTTGACTACAGTCTTGTCATTGTTGCTTAACCCAGTCATATTGTCTGCGCCCAAAATGTTTCAGGCATACCTGATTTTATTGGTTTCCGAGGTCATTGGAATTAGCATGTCTTCTGAGTATTTGATTCCAAGCGGTGAACTGAGAGCATACCTATCGGCATTTGAAAGGTCTGTTGCCTTGTACACCAGACACATGTCCAATTTGCAAATGAAAGGCTACTCCATAGTCGACAATTATTCTTTTGTGAAATCACATTTTCGTGCAAGTTACAGTCAGATGGATTTTGAGTCTTGTCTTATGCCAGCTACAAAagagaaaattcataatttgaTCACAAAATCTGATAACTTATGCAATTCATATTTAAGCAGTACTTTACTAAAAGAAAGGTCTGAGCTGGTTGCTGCGTCTGTTGCATACACAAAAGAGAGCCTTCATATCGTTGAGGAATCCTGTAGAGATGAAATTCTATCAATCATAAGCTGTATTACACTAAGGGGTTCTTCTGATGATATTGATGACACTCTACTGCATAAAAAGGAAGACACTAGCCCTCAAGATATTTGTCTTCTTGCATCCATTTTGAAGCTAATGAGTTCTGCAATGTTACAAGCTATAAGGATTCTAACACAAGGCAGAAATTCAGGGTCATTGAAAACATTGGAAAATGTTGCATTAAGTAAGGAGTACGATTTTTTGGCCTCtacttttaattgttttgaaCAGTTCGGTATACGTCTACCAGTTCAAAAGTTCTTACATGACATGATGGAAATTCAGCCAACAAGGCATAAGAAGTCGAAGTGGATGTTTTTTCATTTGTCAGGCTTGTTGTCACTGAGTTATGCTAGTGGACTTGATTTTCTAGTTAAGAACTGCATATTTACATTGGTAATACTGTTGAAATTATTTGTTTACGAAGCGGGAGATCTACATGCATTCAGATCCATATTAGATTCAAGGATAAAATCTCCATTACGTGAATCTCATTTTGAAGTCAGAAAACCAGAACCTTCCCATAATGCTAGAGAG TTGCTTGCGGATCGGAAATCTAGCCATGCCGTTGCACTAAAATTTCAGAAAATTCAGACACTGTACTTGGG ttgcAGAACTAGATCTCAAACAAGCTCTAAAAACAGAGGTCAAGAGCAGGAACCAGGAAGTTCCGAAAAAAACCATATGCTGAATCATGTTGAATCAGCTCTCAGCATAGAAGAGAATACCGTGGAAACTTGTAATGGTGAGATTTTTCTCCAATGCGTATTAGAAGGCTCCCGGGACTCATCTGCCGTTGCAGACTTAGCAGACTTCATAGAGTGCAAGCAAGGAAAAGATTATTCCAATTGGCTGCGGGGTCGAGAAAGATATAGACGATGGAAATCCAAGAAATTGGCAAACGTGAGgtggaagaaaaagagaagagctTTTCAGAAGAAAGCATAA